One part of the Salvelinus fontinalis isolate EN_2023a chromosome 4, ASM2944872v1, whole genome shotgun sequence genome encodes these proteins:
- the LOC129854324 gene encoding trace amine-associated receptor 13c-like, protein MTDLLANLSVPWGTQAIVCPNLTAAAMVVPGSGKSLAPFCTFCCCGLLNRTLAVMFMVSLAFAIVVGNVVTVTVFMQTRQVRTPQGYLKVSLAIADMMVGVLVVPFSVYTEISLMVTSSPPVWYQGGTDPSMGGLVGPWQPCMLIGPVFAGCTFVSISTIFLMTVERCVAILWPLHKDHLVTRRRTLFLILFSWAGSYLLALAPLILSNNFTLEYSECSRMCNYVPLWDGVTLPSDANILLLFPVFDFTLLGGTLVFNILSFTSIRRYTRKRKLMSEGNVGVEGGGGGCQHRPSFSDIKAAKTISILTFAFTASFTPIAVFVLGNVVGFTWCNFSFVAFWILTGNSCCNVIIYSVRDQRFRKGVTLLFQREHSPSHGEKGGATPPTHLVTTTPTPPP, encoded by the exons ATGACTGACCTCCTGGCCAACCTGAGTGTTCCATGGGGCACACAGGCGATTGTGTGCCCCAACCTGACAGCAGCAGCCATGGTTGTGCCGGGGTCAGGCAAGTCTCTGGCCCCCTTCTGCACCTTCTGCTGCTGTGGCCTGCTGAACCGTACCCTGGCCGTGATGTTTATGGTCAGTCTGGCCTTCGCCATAGTGGTGGGCAACGTGGTCACGGTCACCGTCTTCATGCAGACAAGACAGGTCCGCACACCACAGGGATACCTCAAAG TCTCTCTGGCCATAGCGGACATGATGGTTGGAGTGCTGGTGGTTCCTTTCTCTGTCTACACTGAGATCTCTCTGATGGTGACCAGCTCCCCTCCTGTCTGGTACCAGGGGGGCACTGACCCCTCCATGGGGGGCCTGGTGGGACCCTGGCAGCCCTGCATGCTGATTGGTCCAGTCTTCGCTGGCTGTACGTTTGTCTCCATCAGTACTATTTTCCTGATGACGGTAGAGCGCTGTGTGGCCATCTTATGGCCCCTACATAAGGACCACCTGGTGACACGGAGACGCACCCTGTTTCTCATCCTCTTCTCCTGGGCAGGCAGTTACCTTCTGGCCCTAGCCCCCCTCATCCTCAGCAACAACTTCACACTGGAGTACAGTGAGTGCAGCCGGATGTGTAACTATGTCCCCCTGTGGGATGGAGTCACTCTGCCCTCTGACGCCAACATCCTCCTGCTGTTCCCCGTGTTTGACTTTACGCTGCTGGGCGGCACCCTGGTATTCAACATCCTGTCCTTCACCAGCATCCGCCGCTACACACGCAAACGTAAGCTTATGTCAGAGGGGAATGTGggggtcgagggagggggaggcGGCTGCCAACATAGACCCTCCTTCTCTGACATCAAGGCCGCCAAGACGATCAGCATTCTGACGTTTGCCTTCACGGCTTCCTTCACCCCCATCGCTGTGTTTGTGCTGGGCAATGTGGTGGGCTTCACCTGGTGCAACTTCTCCTTTGTAGCCTTCTGGATCCTGACTGGGAACAGCTGCTGTAATGTGATAATATACAGTGTGAGAGACCAGCGCTTCAGGAAAGGAGTGACTCTGCTTTTTCAGAGGGAGCACTCCCCTTCCCACGGGGAGAAAGGCGGAGCTACCCCCCCCACTCACCTTGTGACTACAACCCCAACCCCACCTCCTTAA